From Microcebus murinus isolate Inina chromosome 15, M.murinus_Inina_mat1.0, whole genome shotgun sequence, the proteins below share one genomic window:
- the UCP1 gene encoding mitochondrial brown fat uncoupling protein 1: protein MVGLTTSDVHPTMGVKIFSAGVGACLADVITFPLDTAKVRLQVQGECQTSSAIRYKGVLGTITTLAKTEGPMKLYSGLPAGLQRQVSFASLRIGLYDTVQEFFAAGKETTSLGSKISAGLTTGGVAVFIGQPTEVVKVRLQAQSHLHGLKPRYTGTYNAYRIIATTEGLTGLWKGTTPNLMRNVIINCTELVTYDLMKDALVKNKLLADDVPCHLVSALIAGFCTTLLSSPVDVVKTRFVNSPPGQYKSVPSCAMTMFTKEGPTAFFKGFVPSFLRLASWNVIMFVCFEQLKRELMKSRQTVDCAT, encoded by the exons ATGGTGGGCCTGACAACCTCCGACGTGCACCCGACCATGGGGGTGAAGATCTTCTCGGCGGGGGTGGGCGCCTGCTTGGCGGATGTCATCACCTTCCCGCTGGACACCGCCAAAGTCCGGCTACAG GTCCAAGGCGAATGCCAGACCTCCAGTGCCATCAGGTATAAAGGCGTCTTGGGAACGATCACCACTCTGGCAAAGACCGAAGGGCCAATGAAACTGTACAGCGGGCTGCCCGCGGGCCTCCAGAGACAGGTCAGCTTCGCCTCGCTGAGGATTGGCCTCTACGACACGGTGCAGGAGTTCTTCGCCGCAGGGAAAGAAA CAACAAGCCTGGGAAGCAAGATCTCAGCTGGCTTGACAACTGGAGGAGTGGCAGTGTTCATTGGGCAGCCCACCGAGGTCGTGAAAGTCAGACTGCAAGCCCAGAGCCATCTACATGGCCTCAAACCTCGCTACACTGGGACTTACAATGCTTACAGAATCATAGCAACAACGGAAGGCTTGACGGGTCTTTGGAAAG gGACTACTCCCAATCTGATGAGAAATGTCATCATTAATTGTACAGAGCTGGTAACATATGACCTCATGAAGGATGCCCTTGTGAAAAACAAACTACTAGCAG ATGACGTCCCTTGCCACTTGGTGTCAGCTCTTATTGCTGGGTTTTGCACAACACTTCTCTCCTCCCCAGTGGATGTGGTGAAAACCAGATTTGTTAATTCTCCACCAGGACAGTACAAAAGTGTGCCCAGTTGTGCAATGACAATGTTCACTAAGGAAGGACCAACAGCTTTTTTCAAAGG ATTTGTACCTTCCTTCTTGCGACTCGCATCCTGGAATGTCATTATGTTTGTGTGCTTTGAACAACTGAAACGGGAACTGATGAAGTCAAGGCAGACGGTGGACTGTGCTACATAA